The genomic stretch AAATCACAAATACCATGTACCCAAGACAGAAGCTACATGTATTTAATACACACTTAAGTACTcccaaaaatacaaattaatgatTCCACATCCTCAGAATTTTCACACACATACTGACACACTGCTAACTAAGGCTGAAACACAAAGTCTAAAAGCCATAAATTTATAGAATAGAGGGCATACAGAAAGTATATAACCCAACCCTTTCGAGCACTTTCGAGGTTAATTGACATGCCCAAGGATGTACAGCAAAATCGCTGCTTTAAATTGAACATTCACTTAGCAACAGCGAATAATATATGTTATTCTCACTATTGCATTTACAAAATGATGCAATTCCCCTCTTCTATTCATTTTGTAAGATAGAAAAATGATCAGGAAGATCTGTTCATTGGGAGAACACTCGGTCTGTTGCTTTAAATCATAAGACTGAGATTACAttcatttggtgttttgcttttgATTGCTATAAAATGCAGTTTCCTTAAATATCATTCATCTgtttattcagcaaatatttgaaGCTGTGTTCATGAGGCTGTAGGTGATATGGAAAAGCCTGTTAGAACAAGGAAGATGTCTTCCTTACTGGCAAAGAAGAGCTTCTAAACTACTTAGGAGACGGGACAAAATATGCAGAAATCCATTAAGACCAACACAGTCAGAGGCCTTGATGCAAGACCTGAAAGATTTAGTATTAGTATAGTATTAGTAAATACTAATGTCAAGCATTAGTATTTTAAGCTATAGGCATACGCAATTACTTTCTGAAGAGGACTCACATAGCAAATGAATTATTAcaagaattgacaaatgggatCACACAAATGTAACAATCTTTTACAACGCAAAGAGAACAATCACTAGATACAACaaagtcagcaatacaaaatctGAAACAATCTTTGCCAACTATATATTACACAGGATAGTAATATCttgaatgcattttaaaatgaaaaaaaaaaaaaagggtcagagagatggctcggtggataaaggtgcttactgccaagcctgatgacctgagttcgatacccagaacccatgtaaatatAGAATGAGAAAGCCTACATCtaaaaagttgttctctgacctctgcatgtacaTCATGACATGAATACCCCCCATTTAACCCCAAACACATAAACAGTAAAAGAAAggaatggtaaaaaaaaaaaataaacacccaAAAAGCCATACCAATAGTAAATGGGCTAGTGAACTGAATAGACAGTTGGTGtccaaagaagaaatacaaacagCTAATACTAAAAAGCATTTAGCacccttggccatcagggaaatgcaaattaatgcagatttgagattctatctcatcCCAGTCAGAACAGAAGAAATCAAATGACAGAAAATGCTAATGCGGGCAAACAGGAACATTTTTGCACTTCTGAAGGAAAAGTAAACTGGTGAAGCCACTCTGGAGGGCAGCATGAGGATTTCTCAAAAACCTACAACTAGAAATACCATGCAACCAAGCTATACAAAGGACTCTATGTCGgcatgccacagagaaaccttagccttgtttcttttcttccttccttcctttctttccccttttgcATCcattgctctattcacaatagatAGAAAATGGAACCAGCATATATTTCTGTCAGCATATGAACAgattaaaaatgtggtacatagacacagTTACATAGACACAGTGGGATTTTATTAAGCAATAGTGAGAAATGAAATCAttacatttgcaggaaaatggatagaattagcAATCATTCTGTTAAATGAATTAGACAAAGACtgtgtattttctctcatttactGAATGTAGATTTAaatctctctctttgtgtgtgtgtgtgcgtgcgtgcgtgcgtgcgtgcgtgcgtgcgtgtgtgtgtgtgtgtgtgtgtgtgtgtgtgtgtgtgtgtgaataggaCCCTGAGGACAGAAACAGAAGATAATGCCACAGATGTGacataaaagcaaaacagagactATTTACTATTTGGGGGAAAGAAAGGAGCAATGACTACAAGGATAGGAAACACACTGTGCTAGTTAGATTTTaatcaacttaacacaaactgGAGTTGCCTGAGAAGAAGGACCCTCAATTGAGGACTTAGGaagtctttgtgtcatttttCTTGATCAGTGATTATTGTATGAGGGCCAATTCCACTTTGGACTGTGCCACCCTCAGCAAACAGTCCTGAGATGTATAAGAAAGGAACCTCAGCAAAGCTGTAGAAAGCAAGTCAGGATGTCAGTGTTCTTCCATGACCTCCACTTCattcagttcctgtcttcaggttcctgccttgaattcctgcccagGCTTCTCTTGATGATGAAATAATCCTTCTATACACTGAAACACggattactctcattggttaataaaaagccaACAGGCCAGTAGCCATGCaggaagttaggcaggaaagccaaactgagaatgatgagaAGATGGAGTGCGAGGCTGGCGGAGTCGCCAGCCAGACCAATATAGAATGAGTCAGACATATCAAATGGGATAGGGCAgcacatagataaatagaaatgggtgaaGTTGTAAGTGTTAGTTTAGTactaagcctgagctattggccaaacatttcCAATTTATATTAAGCCTCcgagtcagttatttgggaagcagctgctggGGATTTGGAAACAGGTGctcaggacaggaaaactccactaACAGGTATTAGCCAATATTATTGTCACatcaacagagaagcaaactagaatCCACATATGCATGAAAATACCATGGtaacttttaaaatgcaattttaaaagtattttaaatgccatgCTGCAGGGGTTTGTGAGCAAGAGAAAAGTATAAGGAAAACCCTGTTGATAGGAGACTATGCCAACTAATATGAGAGAAGAACATAAAAACCAAGGTCATATTGAGAGGCTCATATGTTATAGCAACCATTAATTCTGTCATAATTAAAATACATGTCATTTCTTCTGATTAAGTCTTTCAGCTTTTAGTTCAGAAGAAggttttattgtgtatatgtaggaGAATACAGCCAGAGACATCTTGAAGAGCCCAGGCTGAACTGAgccatgggggtggggatggggcaagagaagaggagagagggcaaGGGGACCAAGAGCGCACCTGTCTGAAAAGGCAGGTTTGTATGGCAATgagaagctgggggagggaaactaaattccagggctggagagggtTAGGTTAGGGACGGGGTGAGAACAGCagagaggagccacaggtactgagagAGCCTGGCTGCCAGCCTGAGCTGTAGTATGCTAATAGACAtcacagttagccatttgtcctgagtgTCCTTGTGAACTGACTGAGGCactggggtgtgactcagtggtaaagcCCCTGCCTAGCACAAAAGAAGtcctaggtttaatccccagtaccgcaaaataaaaggaagagaaagagggatgggTAGGACATAACTTAGTAGAAATTAGGTTAGGCGAATGGGGGATTCCATAAGACTGCTCCTACTAGCCTTGCATCCATACCCCAGTTCTGCACCCCCGTCACAAGAAGCTCAAGCCCTGTACAGAAAGAAGGTGGCTTCAGAGTCCAGGAACACCGCTGCAGCCCCCACCTCAGCTGGCTGGCCTATGTGGCCTAGGGGCTGGGCTAAGGTGCCTTCTAGGATAGTGGCACTGGAGTCTGAAGTTGAGGTTGCCAGCTCTTCCCACAGTGGAGTCCAGATGTTCCCTGGGGAGATGCAGTTGGCAAGGACACCATATCGGCTCTCATCCATGGCCAATGCTTTCGTCATGGCTGTCACTGCACCCTTGGTGGCCACGAAGGTAACCGCCTGGGACTGAGCGATGGTCCCCACAAGGCTGGAGATATTGATTCTGTTGCATCTGCGCTTCCGCAGGTCGGGGAGAGCAAGCTTGGTCAAGGTGTGTGTGCTCAGGAGGGTCCGCTCCAGCAGCTGGAGAAAGTCCTGGGCAGAAGTCTCCTCAGGCGACTGTCCAGGTGGGTGGTAGCCAGCATTATTCACCACACAATCCAGGTGGCCAAATCTAGAGAGGGTCTCAGAAATCAGAGCCTGCAAATCTCCTTCCTGAGTCACATCACAGGAGACGAAGACAGTGCCCAAGAGTTCCTGCTCCAGAGCCCAGCCCCTCACCTCATCCTTGACACAGAAAACCACTTGAGCCCCACTGTTCACGAAGTCTCTCACGATCCCAGCCCGGATGCCTCGACCATCCCAGGT from Cricetulus griseus strain 17A/GY chromosome X, alternate assembly CriGri-PICRH-1.0, whole genome shotgun sequence encodes the following:
- the LOC113837828 gene encoding 17-beta-hydroxysteroid dehydrogenase 14-like; the protein is MTWDGRGIRAGIVRDFVNSGAQVVFCVKDEVRGWALEQELLGTVFVSCDVTQEGDLQALISETLSRFGHLDCVVNNAGYHPPGQSPEETSAQDFLQLLERTLLSTHTLTKLALPDLRKRRCNRINISSLVGTIAQSQAVTFVATKGAVTAMTKALAMDESRYGVLANCISPGNIWTPLWEELATSTSDSSATILEGTLAQPLGHIGQPAEVGAAAVFLDSEATFFLYRA